The following coding sequences lie in one Flavobacterium sediminis genomic window:
- a CDS encoding MarR family winged helix-turn-helix transcriptional regulator has product MKIPSKTVFYTIEKTIKSYRRFSKQNFSKVINDITIDQKLILQYLNDFPELTQKEIAELVFKDNASLTRMIDLMVHKKFIKRSMNTKDRRRYKIEITAKGKEVLSKLEPVIIDNRKKAFAGITEEELIQLDITLNKILSNLNKT; this is encoded by the coding sequence ATGAAAATTCCATCTAAGACAGTATTTTATACTATTGAAAAGACTATAAAAAGTTATAGAAGGTTCTCAAAACAAAATTTTTCTAAAGTAATTAACGACATCACCATTGACCAAAAACTAATCTTACAATATCTTAATGATTTTCCTGAATTAACCCAAAAAGAGATAGCGGAATTGGTTTTTAAAGACAATGCATCACTAACCCGCATGATTGATTTAATGGTTCATAAAAAATTCATAAAAAGATCAATGAATACTAAAGACCGTAGAAGGTATAAAATAGAGATCACCGCTAAAGGAAAAGAAGTTTTAAGCAAATTGGAACCTGTTATTATAGACAATAGAAAAAAAGCATTTGCAGGAATTACAGAGGAAGAATTAATTCAGCTTGACATAACACTAAATAAAATCTTATCAAACTTAAATAAAACATGA
- a CDS encoding serine hydrolase domain-containing protein has protein sequence MKHYKILLILLLFTSLLYCYTCEAQTYPDQTWSRDEDPSLNGWDNTERSIFTRYIIDSTNITGLVIVHKGQIVLEYGDIQENSYIASCRKSILAILFGKYIESGIINLDKTLGELNINDVSELLPIENTAKIRDLIAARSGIYLNGSNGGDFRRYAPERGSVKPGTHWLYSNWDFNVAGYIFEQETNRSIYDEIESQLAIPLQMQDWDKSLQRKSGNYKVSKFPAYHMWFSTRDMARIGLLMLRKGKWNEEQIIPEYWVNEIIKERTSYIEAQKSVPLLKEDGLDLGYGYMWWLIENTDDYRLNHAYSAQGALGQNITVYPEIDVVLAFKTKSDYRRRNSIQTQMKIIKKAVEIYNPD, from the coding sequence ATGAAACACTATAAAATACTATTAATCCTATTATTATTCACTTCACTTTTATATTGCTATACCTGTGAAGCACAGACATATCCTGACCAAACTTGGTCAAGAGACGAAGATCCGTCGTTAAACGGGTGGGATAATACAGAACGCTCTATTTTTACTCGTTATATCATTGACAGCACAAATATTACGGGATTGGTCATTGTTCACAAAGGTCAAATTGTTTTAGAATATGGTGATATACAAGAAAACAGCTATATAGCCTCCTGTAGAAAAAGTATTCTTGCTATATTGTTTGGAAAATATATTGAAAGTGGCATTATAAACCTTGACAAAACGTTAGGAGAATTAAACATCAACGATGTGTCCGAACTTCTTCCGATAGAAAATACAGCCAAAATAAGGGATTTAATTGCTGCTCGATCCGGAATATACTTAAACGGATCAAACGGCGGAGATTTTCGCAGGTATGCACCGGAAAGAGGTTCTGTAAAACCTGGTACGCATTGGCTATACAGTAATTGGGACTTTAATGTTGCTGGATATATTTTTGAACAAGAAACCAATCGTAGCATTTATGACGAAATAGAATCTCAACTTGCCATACCTCTGCAAATGCAGGATTGGGACAAATCGCTTCAACGAAAAAGCGGCAACTACAAGGTATCTAAGTTCCCTGCTTACCATATGTGGTTTTCAACCAGAGATATGGCGCGTATTGGTTTACTCATGCTGAGAAAGGGCAAATGGAACGAGGAACAAATCATCCCGGAATATTGGGTAAATGAAATAATTAAAGAGCGTACTTCTTACATTGAAGCTCAAAAAAGTGTGCCTTTACTAAAAGAAGACGGACTAGATTTAGGCTATGGTTATATGTGGTGGTTAATTGAAAACACAGATGATTACAGACTTAATCATGCCTATTCTGCTCAAGGAGCATTAGGACAGAATATTACAGTTTACCCGGAAATAGATGTTGTTTTAGCTTTTAAAACTAAAAGTGATTACAGAAGAAGAAATTCCATTCAAACTCAAATGAAAATCATAAAAAAAGCAGTTGAAATTTATAATCCCGACTAA
- a CDS encoding alpha/beta hydrolase-fold protein, protein MNTHIRYTLILICFILGKLNVNAQIHENQQFLKKIGIIDSLYSHTLKEFREIYIELPENYDPKNNKKYPVAYILDGEKLLPTVSVVQSFYSGGYTPEMVLIGISNSKNRTRDLTPTKIDTKYGMPFTEKNGEADKFYKFIEDELVPFVEKKYSVTNYRTLIGHSYGGLFTIYTLINHPQLFANYLAIDPSLDWDNQKLLNHAKDIFPNNSLKGKSLYMTLNGQLHMMNSKVTIDNVMQDTTDFTLFSRSNIEFSNLVNQNNKNELAYEWKFYPGDIHGTISFPSIMDGLISLFKWYQMEDTDKINSFDTPKEELFKIIKNRENRLKYHFGYSEPPYPEELLNMSGYMNMDMGQPEKAKMYFELAIKYYPESANTYDSMSEFYERMNDFDNALTFTIKAYEKKPNDYYKQRILTLKKKQQEQTTTK, encoded by the coding sequence ATGAATACGCACATACGATATACCCTGATCTTAATATGTTTTATTTTAGGCAAATTAAATGTTAATGCACAGATCCATGAAAATCAACAATTCTTGAAGAAAATCGGAATTATTGATAGCCTGTATTCCCACACTCTTAAAGAGTTTAGAGAGATCTATATAGAACTACCTGAAAATTATGACCCGAAAAATAATAAGAAATATCCCGTAGCATATATTTTAGACGGAGAAAAACTACTCCCTACTGTTAGTGTTGTACAAAGTTTTTATAGTGGAGGCTATACGCCCGAAATGGTCCTTATTGGAATTTCAAACAGTAAGAATAGAACCCGAGATTTAACCCCTACTAAGATTGACACAAAATATGGAATGCCTTTTACTGAAAAAAACGGAGAGGCCGATAAGTTCTATAAATTTATCGAAGATGAGTTGGTTCCTTTTGTTGAAAAGAAATATTCTGTCACTAATTACAGAACATTAATAGGCCATTCATATGGCGGTCTTTTTACCATTTACACACTTATTAATCATCCTCAACTATTTGCAAATTATTTAGCTATTGATCCAAGTTTAGATTGGGACAATCAAAAATTATTGAATCATGCCAAAGACATTTTTCCAAACAATAGTTTAAAAGGAAAGTCGCTATATATGACTTTAAACGGACAATTACACATGATGAACTCAAAAGTGACCATAGATAATGTAATGCAGGACACAACAGACTTTACCTTGTTTAGTCGTTCCAATATAGAATTTTCGAATTTAGTTAATCAAAATAATAAAAACGAATTAGCTTATGAATGGAAATTTTACCCCGGAGATATACATGGTACAATCTCTTTCCCTTCTATCATGGATGGTTTAATATCACTTTTTAAATGGTATCAAATGGAAGACACTGATAAAATAAACTCATTTGATACCCCAAAAGAAGAATTATTCAAAATTATAAAAAACAGAGAAAATAGGCTCAAATACCATTTCGGATATTCAGAACCACCATACCCGGAAGAGCTTTTAAATATGTCAGGCTATATGAACATGGATATGGGACAACCCGAAAAAGCAAAAATGTACTTTGAACTTGCCATTAAATATTATCCTGAAAGTGCTAACACCTATGATTCTATGTCTGAATTTTACGAAAGAATGAATGACTTTGACAATGCTTTAACATTTACGATTAAAGCTTATGAGAAAAAACCTAATGACTACTATAAACAAAGAATACTGACATTAAAGAAAAAACAACAAGAACAGACAACAACTAAATAA
- a CDS encoding DUF6624 domain-containing protein, with amino-acid sequence MRLIFILFLVTTISCTDKNKSQKDTTSDHKSENLAAVLDTIWRTEQDPIRLRDSIGRIYGFDSKEFVKQNTIYHKNHDLNERKVREILDTQGWPDRSLIGKQGNLTLCNVLQHSSPEIRIKYLPLMRQAVKNNQLSPWLLARTEDRIATDKGEFQIYGGQMKYYPEMKSFNVWPIFDPVNVDKRRAEIGLEPISEFLKNRFDFEWNLEEQILRSEKFEKERQSKKQ; translated from the coding sequence ATGAGATTGATATTTATACTCTTTTTAGTAACAACTATTTCTTGTACTGACAAGAACAAATCGCAAAAAGACACAACAAGCGACCATAAATCGGAAAACTTAGCTGCTGTTTTAGATACTATATGGAGAACAGAACAAGATCCTATTCGATTGAGAGATTCAATTGGGAGAATTTATGGATTTGATTCAAAGGAATTTGTAAAACAAAATACTATATATCATAAAAACCATGACCTCAACGAAAGAAAGGTTCGAGAAATCCTGGATACCCAAGGATGGCCAGATCGATCTCTTATAGGAAAACAAGGAAATTTAACCCTCTGTAATGTACTTCAACATAGCAGTCCGGAAATCAGAATAAAATATCTCCCCTTGATGCGTCAGGCTGTAAAAAATAACCAATTAAGCCCATGGCTGTTAGCAAGAACAGAAGATCGAATTGCTACTGACAAAGGCGAGTTTCAAATCTATGGCGGACAAATGAAATATTACCCTGAAATGAAAAGCTTTAATGTGTGGCCAATATTTGACCCTGTAAATGTAGATAAAAGAAGAGCTGAAATCGGATTAGAACCAATCTCGGAATTTCTGAAAAACAGATTTGATTTTGAGTGGAATTTAGAAGAACAAATACTTAGGTCTGAAAAATTTGAAAAAGAAAGACAGTCAAAAAAACAATAA
- a CDS encoding Crp/Fnr family transcriptional regulator, translating into MNNLLKYIQNLMPFSNESWELLQSALIKKDYKNKEFLLQEGQVCHSLFYIDKGYCKSYYEIEGNIKNTAFFFENEIATNVKSFGSGQKSEFNLIACEPTTVIIFDKEKLFQATEQSKEIEALGRNCIRVFAEKQEEFSNLFKLYTPQERFEYIEKNHPEISKRVSLTQLSSFLGVSRETLSRIRKRRLHI; encoded by the coding sequence ATGAATAACCTTTTAAAATACATTCAAAACTTAATGCCTTTCTCAAATGAAAGTTGGGAATTACTACAATCCGCATTGATAAAAAAAGATTATAAGAACAAGGAATTTCTACTTCAAGAAGGACAGGTATGCCATTCGCTTTTTTATATTGATAAAGGTTATTGCAAAAGCTATTACGAAATTGAAGGTAACATTAAGAACACAGCTTTTTTCTTTGAAAATGAAATTGCTACTAATGTAAAAAGTTTTGGAAGCGGACAAAAGTCTGAATTTAATCTGATTGCATGTGAGCCTACTACTGTAATTATTTTTGATAAAGAAAAACTATTTCAGGCTACTGAACAATCGAAAGAAATAGAAGCTCTGGGACGTAATTGCATTCGTGTATTTGCTGAAAAACAAGAAGAATTTTCAAATTTATTTAAACTTTACACACCTCAGGAACGCTTTGAATATATCGAAAAGAATCATCCTGAAATTTCAAAAAGAGTTTCACTAACACAATTATCCTCATTTCTTGGCGTTTCCAGAGAAACTTTAAGCAGAATACGAAAACGCAGACTGCATATATGA
- a CDS encoding VOC family protein, with protein sequence MQNLKKIDPETNVLTWFEIPVNNTERAKKFYETILDIEMTTRIFPETNEELTFFPYNPEIIQATSGRVTGVLTKSDTNKPSNCGALIYINASPYLQSALDKVEAAGGKIVEPKTSMPFGFIAIITDSEGNRIGLHAEK encoded by the coding sequence ATGCAAAATTTAAAGAAAATCGACCCGGAAACTAATGTTCTAACTTGGTTTGAAATACCTGTAAATAATACAGAACGAGCCAAAAAGTTTTATGAAACCATTCTGGATATAGAAATGACCACCCGCATTTTTCCTGAGACAAATGAAGAACTAACTTTTTTCCCTTATAATCCGGAAATAATTCAAGCAACATCAGGAAGAGTCACAGGTGTCCTTACTAAATCAGACACAAATAAACCCTCAAATTGCGGTGCACTCATTTATATCAATGCAAGTCCTTATCTTCAATCTGCATTAGATAAGGTAGAAGCAGCAGGCGGTAAAATAGTAGAACCTAAAACATCAATGCCATTTGGTTTTATTGCTATCATCACTGATTCAGAGGGAAACAGAATAGGATTGCATGCCGAAAAATAA
- a CDS encoding CPBP family intramembrane glutamic endopeptidase, with protein sequence MTKTELKPFWNKLFKFDWKFGLFLIALVCIPRFILVLQANQTGNYEPIGAVMFVSALVPFIFLNKYGRRKIGIIGTENIAGLVLSLILGVAFSFLLFFLGKELYGGSYHNWYQYIGKSYNIPEDIAGNDKLILFSIMATTGMIFSPIGEELFFRGIVHGSFAKSIGEKKASIVDSLAFALTHIAHFGLVFAYGIWNFYPIPTMIWVLSMFLVSIMFFRTKKRTGSLLGAIFCHAGFNLGMIYCIFYLL encoded by the coding sequence ATGACTAAAACTGAATTAAAACCTTTCTGGAATAAACTCTTCAAATTCGATTGGAAATTTGGACTTTTTTTAATTGCATTGGTATGTATTCCAAGATTTATTTTGGTTCTGCAAGCAAATCAAACCGGGAACTATGAGCCTATTGGCGCAGTCATGTTCGTTTCAGCGTTAGTCCCATTCATTTTTTTAAACAAATATGGACGAAGGAAAATTGGAATTATAGGAACTGAAAATATTGCGGGTTTAGTTTTGTCATTAATCCTTGGTGTCGCCTTTAGCTTTCTACTTTTCTTCTTAGGAAAAGAACTATATGGAGGCTCTTATCATAATTGGTATCAATACATCGGAAAATCTTACAACATTCCCGAAGATATAGCTGGAAATGACAAACTTATTTTGTTCTCGATAATGGCTACTACAGGAATGATCTTCAGTCCGATCGGAGAAGAACTATTTTTCAGAGGTATAGTTCACGGTAGTTTTGCGAAATCAATTGGAGAAAAAAAAGCTTCCATTGTAGATAGCTTGGCTTTTGCCTTAACGCATATCGCCCATTTCGGATTAGTGTTTGCTTATGGTATTTGGAATTTTTATCCTATTCCCACAATGATCTGGGTGTTAAGTATGTTCCTCGTTAGCATTATGTTCTTTAGAACAAAAAAAAGAACAGGTTCCTTGTTGGGAGCAATATTTTGTCACGCAGGATTTAACTTGGGAATGATTTATTGTATATTTTATCTACTCTAA
- a CDS encoding FMN-dependent NADH-azoreductase, with amino-acid sequence MKKTLVVTYTPRIDSNTKKLVDYFLDYNQDNTNIKILDLTETTPDLLLQENLNLFLKRNYGGIALEDEEVRILEKNDFMLQQVLDADYVVLAYPMYNFSLPATVKAWIDGITQAGKTFKLTETGYKGLCENKKALVLMTTGSDFSVEPVKSMNYATPLISQQFDFIGIPTEHITAFGLQQYPEKVFSILEDSKQEIKSLSDIWYS; translated from the coding sequence ATGAAGAAAACATTAGTAGTAACTTACACACCGAGAATTGACTCAAACACAAAGAAACTAGTTGATTATTTTTTAGATTACAATCAAGATAATACCAATATTAAAATTCTTGATTTAACAGAAACTACACCGGATTTATTATTGCAAGAAAATTTAAATCTATTCTTAAAACGAAATTATGGAGGAATCGCTTTAGAAGATGAAGAAGTTCGAATTTTAGAAAAGAACGATTTTATGTTGCAACAAGTTTTGGATGCTGACTATGTAGTTTTAGCATACCCGATGTATAATTTTTCGTTGCCTGCTACCGTAAAGGCTTGGATAGATGGGATTACTCAAGCCGGAAAGACTTTTAAATTGACTGAAACTGGTTATAAAGGCTTATGTGAAAACAAAAAAGCTTTGGTATTAATGACAACAGGAAGTGATTTTAGTGTAGAGCCTGTCAAAAGTATGAACTATGCCACTCCTTTAATTAGTCAGCAGTTTGATTTTATTGGAATTCCCACCGAACATATTACAGCATTCGGTTTGCAACAATACCCTGAAAAAGTATTCTCAATTCTCGAAGATTCTAAACAAGAAATAAAATCATTGAGTGATATTTGGTATTCGTAA
- a CDS encoding LysR family transcriptional regulator — translation MVNFEWYRTFKTIYECNSISEASKKLFLTQPGVSKHLSALEAQIGKKLFIRTARKILPTEYGKFLYTQISASVATLQKAETHFSKTGNKHCPSIVVGCQYDYFKTNLLAYLPELDMYLTFHFGTADELAQWLENGKTHLSIGTEKYNTFPHTFTPLNNEKLILVASNNLNIPKEFLLKKIDYKKIEKWLTEQNWFAFDNELPFLNRFWEYHFKNRPQIMARIVFPSFSDIIKTMKKIDGLCVMPLYACKQALDNEEIKLAIPNIELLEDKLFCANKSNSENLYEIRLLKEKLGFPL, via the coding sequence ATGGTAAATTTTGAATGGTATCGAACTTTCAAAACAATTTATGAATGCAACAGTATTTCTGAAGCGTCAAAAAAATTATTTCTAACACAACCTGGCGTCAGTAAGCACCTTTCGGCATTAGAAGCTCAAATCGGGAAAAAGCTTTTCATTAGAACAGCTCGAAAAATATTACCAACAGAGTATGGTAAATTTTTGTATACTCAAATTTCAGCATCGGTAGCAACATTACAAAAAGCGGAAACCCACTTTAGTAAAACCGGAAACAAACATTGTCCATCTATAGTAGTAGGTTGCCAATATGATTATTTCAAAACAAATTTGTTAGCCTATTTACCAGAGTTAGATATGTATTTGACCTTTCATTTTGGAACAGCTGATGAATTGGCGCAATGGTTGGAAAACGGTAAAACTCATTTAAGTATCGGAACAGAAAAATACAATACGTTTCCGCATACTTTTACACCTCTCAATAATGAAAAATTGATTTTGGTAGCATCAAACAATTTAAATATTCCAAAAGAATTTCTGTTAAAAAAAATAGACTATAAAAAAATTGAAAAATGGCTAACAGAGCAAAATTGGTTCGCTTTCGACAATGAGTTACCTTTTTTGAATCGATTTTGGGAATATCATTTTAAGAATCGACCACAGATCATGGCAAGAATTGTTTTCCCTTCATTTTCAGACATTATAAAAACAATGAAAAAAATAGATGGCTTATGTGTTATGCCATTGTATGCCTGTAAACAGGCATTGGATAATGAAGAAATTAAACTTGCTATTCCAAATATAGAATTATTAGAAGACAAACTCTTCTGTGCAAATAAATCTAACAGTGAAAACTTATACGAAATCAGATTATTAAAAGAAAAATTAGGGTTCCCATTATGA
- a CDS encoding MmcQ/YjbR family DNA-binding protein, with translation MNIEEFRTYCLSKKGVTESIPFSNLPNVLVFKVHEKMFTGTDITTFASFSIKCNPETIDELRASFSALQEPSYFSKKHWCRVVMDGTVTDKQLYEWLDISYDLVVAKLPKKIRDQINSE, from the coding sequence ATGAACATAGAGGAATTTAGAACATATTGCTTATCAAAAAAAGGAGTAACGGAATCTATTCCATTTTCTAACTTACCGAATGTATTGGTATTTAAAGTACACGAAAAAATGTTTACAGGAACGGATATCACCACATTTGCAAGTTTTAGTATAAAATGCAATCCCGAAACCATAGATGAACTTCGGGCATCATTCTCTGCTCTTCAGGAACCATCATATTTTAGTAAAAAACATTGGTGTAGAGTTGTAATGGATGGAACAGTTACAGACAAACAGCTATATGAATGGTTAGATATTTCTTATGATTTGGTAGTTGCAAAACTACCGAAAAAGATAAGAGACCAAATAAATTCCGAATAA
- a CDS encoding DUF6326 family protein — MTQKTDNSKSLIDYKINLKIKVASLWTALMFLYIYADYFRLMTPNKLEKMINLQTPMGTTTPKLLVIFSVLLIIPALMIFLSIFLKPQLNKWLNIIISSLYAIISILIIISSFGNEWQMFFVLFNIIELMLLILIMTLAWKWPRYNNL, encoded by the coding sequence ATGACTCAAAAAACCGACAATTCTAAATCACTTATAGATTATAAAATCAATCTAAAAATAAAGGTGGCATCACTATGGACTGCATTAATGTTTCTTTATATATATGCTGATTACTTTAGACTAATGACACCAAATAAATTAGAAAAAATGATAAACCTTCAAACACCAATGGGCACCACTACTCCCAAATTATTAGTTATTTTTTCTGTGCTTCTTATTATTCCTGCTTTGATGATATTTCTTTCAATTTTTCTAAAACCACAATTAAATAAGTGGCTAAACATTATTATATCCTCTCTATATGCTATTATTTCTATCTTGATTATTATTTCCAGTTTTGGAAACGAATGGCAAATGTTCTTCGTATTATTCAATATAATTGAACTTATGCTTTTAATACTAATTATGACTCTTGCATGGAAGTGGCCAAGATATAACAACCTATAA
- a CDS encoding helix-turn-helix domain-containing protein: MTNHIPENISYLVNRMNCSQNEFGAMFGLNNGAINSYVVKKALPKIETIQKICTYFEISIDDFINKPMGEMFPKNVVQEPKDDYKRESEIIELLKQSLQDKDKIIASLERELAAYRSNSK, translated from the coding sequence ATGACTAATCATATTCCAGAAAATATTTCTTATTTAGTCAACCGAATGAATTGTTCTCAAAATGAATTTGGTGCAATGTTTGGCTTAAACAACGGTGCGATCAACTCCTACGTTGTCAAAAAAGCATTACCTAAAATTGAAACTATTCAAAAGATTTGTACCTATTTTGAAATCAGTATTGACGATTTCATTAATAAACCCATGGGAGAAATGTTTCCTAAAAACGTGGTTCAGGAACCGAAAGACGATTACAAAAGAGAAAGTGAGATCATTGAATTACTGAAACAATCTTTACAGGATAAAGATAAGATCATAGCAAGTTTAGAAAGAGAACTTGCCGCCTACAGAAGTAATTCTAAATAA
- the hisS gene encoding histidine--tRNA ligase produces the protein MAQKPSIPKGTRDFSPVEVAKRNYIFSTIKTNFEKFGFQPIETPSFENSETLMGKYGEEGDRLIFKILNSGNFFYSKKGIELPESLNELLVNSAENITVEQRIELNKFTHKISEKALRYDLTVPFARYVVQHQNEIEFPFKRYQIQPVWRADNPQKGRFREFYQCDADVVGSNSLWQEVELVQLYDSVFTALGLKGVTIKINNRKILSGIAEVIGASDKLIDFTVALDKLDKIGEDGVKKEMVAKGISEEALEKVQPLFHFTGTISEKIEKLAQLLSTSAEGMKGIEELKFICENVMELGLQTAYLNLDVTLARGLNYYTGAIFEVAAPEGVAMGSIGGGGRYDDLTGIFGLKNMSGVGISFGLDRIALVIEELGLFPETVTATSKALFLNFGLEEAKYAMKAVMQLRQKGLKVEMYPDNAKIGKQFQHADKRGIPFAVIAGTEEIQNGVYAVKNLVTGEQQTVDFDTLVTVLQ, from the coding sequence ATGGCTCAAAAACCTAGTATACCAAAAGGGACACGTGATTTTTCACCCGTTGAAGTGGCGAAACGCAATTACATCTTCAGTACGATAAAAACGAATTTTGAAAAATTCGGATTCCAACCGATCGAAACTCCTTCCTTTGAAAACTCTGAAACCCTGATGGGGAAATACGGGGAAGAAGGCGACCGATTGATCTTTAAGATCTTGAATTCAGGAAATTTTTTCTACAGTAAAAAAGGAATTGAGTTGCCGGAATCATTAAACGAATTGTTGGTGAATTCTGCTGAAAATATTACTGTGGAGCAACGCATTGAGTTAAATAAGTTTACCCATAAAATTTCTGAAAAAGCATTGCGTTATGATCTGACGGTTCCGTTTGCACGTTATGTGGTGCAACACCAAAATGAAATTGAGTTCCCGTTTAAAAGATATCAGATCCAACCGGTTTGGCGTGCCGATAATCCTCAAAAAGGACGTTTCAGAGAGTTTTACCAGTGCGATGCCGATGTGGTAGGTTCTAATTCGCTTTGGCAGGAAGTGGAATTGGTGCAATTGTATGATTCCGTTTTCACGGCCTTAGGTTTAAAAGGGGTTACGATAAAGATCAACAACCGAAAGATATTATCAGGAATTGCTGAAGTGATCGGTGCTTCTGATAAGTTGATCGATTTTACGGTTGCTTTGGATAAATTGGATAAAATAGGAGAAGATGGCGTTAAGAAGGAAATGGTCGCCAAAGGCATTTCGGAAGAGGCGCTTGAAAAAGTACAGCCGTTGTTCCATTTTACCGGAACTATTTCCGAGAAGATCGAAAAGTTAGCGCAATTGCTTTCTACTTCTGCAGAAGGAATGAAGGGTATTGAGGAGTTGAAATTCATTTGCGAAAATGTAATGGAACTAGGCCTGCAAACGGCTTATTTGAATTTAGATGTAACCTTAGCCCGAGGGTTAAATTATTACACCGGAGCTATTTTTGAAGTAGCAGCTCCGGAAGGAGTAGCTATGGGCTCAATTGGTGGTGGTGGTCGTTATGACGATTTAACGGGGATCTTCGGTTTAAAGAATATGAGTGGTGTCGGAATTTCGTTTGGCTTGGACCGTATTGCATTGGTGATCGAAGAATTGGGATTGTTTCCGGAAACGGTTACGGCTACTTCAAAAGCTTTGTTTTTGAATTTTGGTTTAGAAGAAGCTAAATATGCTATGAAAGCAGTGATGCAATTGCGTCAGAAAGGGCTTAAAGTAGAAATGTATCCGGATAATGCTAAAATAGGGAAACAGTTCCAACATGCAGATAAGCGTGGAATTCCTTTTGCAGTGATTGCCGGAACAGAGGAGATACAAAACGGAGTGTATGCTGTTAAAAATCTGGTTACCGGAGAACAACAAACCGTAGATTTTGATACTTTAGTTACCGTATTGCAGTAA